The genomic stretch GTCATTCCTCAGGCCGAGGAACCTCGCTGGATCATTCTCGGAGATCCGCGCAGGGCCATCCCAGTATTGCGAAGCTGGCGTCCATTCAAGCTCCAATCCCAGTTGAAATGGAAGCTGGTTGTCCTGGCTTCTTCCGCAAACGCATTAACCCATCTGCGCGGCACGGTTTGCGAGACAGTCCGCCTCGATCTCACTTACTGGCAGCGCCGGCTACCCGGGTGTTCGCAGGATTGGACGTACGTCATCCATGTGGGAAACGCATCCCATACGCGGAAGGCCATCCTCTTCATGCTTGGCAAGGACGCAGCCGTCAAGGCTGTAGCGAAGGTCCCACTTGCTGAGGAAGCAAGCGGAGCTATTCTCAATGAGGCCACTATCCTTCGCCGTCTCCATCCCTTAGGAGACTTGCCCGAAGTCCTGTTTCAAGATGAACAACACGGTATCGCCGCACAGACCTGGCTGGAGGGAAAAGCAGTCTCCCGGACATTCGAAGTGGCACACATTGACCTTCTAAGCCGGCTCGCGCAGGAGGATGAATCAGTCCGCCTTTGTGATTTCCAGAGTTCCATTGCTGCCAACCTGGACAAACTTGACCTGCCGCTGGATCGTTCTCGTCTCGGTCAGGCCCTCGATCTCATGGACTCCGAGGAGAAATTGCCCGCGTTCATCGAACATCGCGACTTCACTCCGTGGAACCTGAAGCGGCTTCGCAGCGGCCATTTCGGTCTTCTTGACTGGGAATGGGCTGTCGAAAAAGGTCTTCCATGGC from Acidisarcina sp. encodes the following:
- a CDS encoding phosphotransferase, with protein sequence MLGKDAAVKAVAKVPLAEEASGAILNEATILRRLHPLGDLPEVLFQDEQHGIAAQTWLEGKAVSRTFEVAHIDLLSRLAQEDESVRLCDFQSSIAANLDKLDLPLDRSRLGQALDLMDSEEKLPAFIEHRDFTPWNLKRLRSGHFGLLDWEWAVEKGLPWQDICRFFYEQDFLFQGPGKVWETLSSHPLLRTYLRRFDIPADTLPGLTMHYLLRNLCLRVLHMDTTSFDTAAVEYTVQQIEAILDTKARISSKSRI